One region of Pseudomonadota bacterium genomic DNA includes:
- a CDS encoding ATP-binding cassette domain-containing protein, producing the protein MIRLVDVTKQFLDPQGRPRVAVDRVNLDVLGGETLALVGTSGCGKTTTLKLINRLVEPTSGVIAVDGTDIRQRDIIELRRCIGYVIQAGGLFPHMTVGRNVALLCELESWDAGRRDRRVRELLELVGLAPSEFAQRFPRELSGGQRQRVGLARALALDPPYVLMDEPFGALDPVTRHQIHEQFLELKERVRKTIIVVTHDLSEAFRLADRVAVMDGGRLLQVGTEEDLRERPADRFVRDFLRERQP; encoded by the coding sequence GTGATCAGGCTGGTGGACGTCACCAAGCAGTTTCTTGATCCGCAGGGTCGGCCGCGGGTGGCTGTAGATCGCGTGAACCTCGATGTGCTTGGCGGTGAGACCCTGGCCCTGGTTGGGACGAGCGGCTGCGGCAAGACGACGACGCTGAAGCTGATCAACAGGCTGGTCGAGCCCACGAGCGGCGTTATCGCGGTCGACGGAACCGATATCCGTCAGCGCGACATCATCGAGCTGCGCAGGTGCATCGGCTACGTGATCCAAGCCGGCGGGCTGTTTCCGCACATGACGGTCGGCCGCAACGTCGCGTTGCTGTGCGAGCTGGAGAGCTGGGACGCCGGCCGGCGCGATCGGCGCGTCCGGGAGCTGCTGGAACTGGTCGGACTCGCTCCCTCCGAGTTCGCCCAACGCTTTCCCCGCGAGCTTTCCGGCGGGCAGAGGCAGCGCGTGGGGCTGGCACGCGCGCTGGCGCTCGACCCTCCCTACGTGCTCATGGACGAGCCCTTTGGCGCCTTGGACCCGGTCACGCGGCACCAGATCCACGAGCAGTTCCTCGAGTTGAAGGAGCGCGTAAGAAAGACGATCATCGTGGTAACGCACGACCTGAGCGAGGCCTTTCGGCTGGCCGATCGCGTGGCTGTGATGGACGGCGGCAGGCTCCTTCAGGTGGGAACGGAAGAGGATCTGCGCGAGCGACCCGCCGATCGCTTTGTGCGGGACTTCCTTCGAGAACGCCAACCATGA